A genomic window from Cricetulus griseus strain 17A/GY chromosome 4, alternate assembly CriGri-PICRH-1.0, whole genome shotgun sequence includes:
- the Cldn1 gene encoding claudin-1, whose translation MANAGLQLLGFILASLGWIGSIVSTALPQWKIYSYAGDNIVTAQAIYEGLWMSCVSQSTGQIQCKVFDSLLNLNSTLQATRALMVIGILLGLIAIFVSTIGMKCMKCLEDDEVQKMWMAVIGGVIFITSGLSILVATAWYGNRIVQEFYDPMTPVNARYEFGQALFTGWAAASLCLLGGALLSCSCPRKTTSYPTPRPYPKPTPSSGKDYV comes from the exons ATGGCCAACGCGGGGCTACAGCTATTGGGCTTCATCTTGGCCTCGCTGGGATGGATCGGCTCCATCGTCAGCACTGCCCTTCCCCAGTGGAAGATTTACTCCTATGCTGGGGACAACATCGTGACCGCCCAGGCCATCTACGAGGGACTGTGGATGTCTTGCGTTTCGCAAAGCACCGGGCAGATACAATGCAAAGTCTTCGACTCCTTGCTGAATCTGAACA GTACTTTGCAGGCCACCCGTGCCTTGATGGTGATCGGCATTCTTCTAGGGCTGATCGCAATCTTTGTGTCCACCATTGGCATGAAGTGCATGAAGTGCTTGGAAGACGATGAGGTGCAGAAGATGTGGATGGCTGTCATTGGGGGTGTGATATTTATCACTTCCG GTCTGTCGATTTTAGTGGCCACAGCATGGTATGGAAATAGAATTGTTCAAGAATTCTATGACCCCATGACCCCAGTCAATGCCAG GTATGAATTTGGCCAGGCCCTCTTCACTGGCTGGGCTGCTGCCTCCCTTTGCCTCCTGGGAGGTGCCCTACTTTCTTGCTCCTGTCCCCGGAAAACAACCTCTTACCCAACACCACGGCCTTATCCCAAGCCAACACCTTCTAGTGGGAAAGACTACGTGTGA